One genomic segment of Pyruvatibacter mobilis includes these proteins:
- a CDS encoding peptidase domain-containing ABC transporter, giving the protein MSSAHASSTRPGSRLETLLHGGGLSSFQPTSATGACLVPLLNALGWRGEARHLAEALPHFADSLDLNDLRMVLANLHYVTVPERTTLADLRSELLPCLFAQDGKTAGLVLERNGDMLTVLDGVVGDVMEVEASATLGTAYYVRKASDALEEQEKAAQANWLGDVIGRFRGVIWQALALTFVINLFAVIVPLFIMGVYDKVVATRSAETLGFFLGGVLLALAADVGLRLVRGQMLAYVGARLDMLIGAAAFEKLMHMPVSMTERAPIGAQIARLKQFETVREVFTGPLAAAALDMPFVILFLVAVFMIGGVIGFVPVALIFGFVLLGLVSWPLSKARVQRLGDARSARQAFLIEAIDNHRVVRQSGNGLHWRNRFRDLSAKSAAAHHGVSHLGVIVQTISQSMMMAAGVGTLAVGTLMVMEEMMTIGALIGTMALVWRLLAPIQAAFLGLNRIEQVKQSLSQVNALMRLQVERAPNQHTSFYRDFKGQITFSKVSFRYTPKAEPALVGVDFKVKPGEMIAITGSSGSGKSTILKVCSALYMPQAGAVGIDGNDLRQLDKGDLRNAIGYVPQRTAVFHGTIAQNMRLADPTASTERIHKAFAEAGLTDFIASLPEGIETRMTDQFQRRLADGLRQRFALARAYVKDAPIYLLDEPANNLDDEGDELLRQKLAKLKGRSSVLMVTQRPSHMKIADRVVVIDQGRVLMDGPPDQVLAELFGG; this is encoded by the coding sequence ATGAGCAGCGCACATGCGTCATCCACGCGCCCGGGATCGCGGCTTGAAACGCTGCTGCATGGCGGCGGGCTATCGAGCTTCCAGCCTACTTCTGCAACGGGTGCCTGCCTGGTGCCGCTGTTGAACGCGCTTGGCTGGCGCGGCGAGGCACGGCATCTGGCGGAAGCCCTGCCTCACTTTGCGGATTCTCTGGACCTCAACGACCTGCGTATGGTCCTTGCCAATCTTCATTATGTGACAGTCCCCGAGCGCACGACCCTGGCTGATCTGCGCAGCGAGCTATTGCCCTGCCTGTTCGCGCAAGACGGCAAGACGGCCGGTCTCGTGCTTGAGCGCAATGGCGACATGCTCACTGTGCTCGACGGAGTGGTTGGTGATGTCATGGAGGTCGAGGCCAGCGCCACGCTGGGTACGGCCTATTATGTCCGCAAGGCGAGCGACGCGCTTGAGGAACAGGAGAAGGCGGCTCAGGCCAATTGGCTGGGGGACGTGATCGGACGTTTCCGTGGTGTCATCTGGCAGGCGTTGGCGCTGACCTTCGTGATCAATCTCTTCGCCGTCATCGTCCCGCTCTTCATCATGGGCGTGTATGACAAGGTGGTTGCGACGCGCTCGGCCGAGACGCTTGGGTTCTTCCTTGGCGGTGTGCTGTTGGCGCTTGCAGCCGATGTCGGTTTGCGGCTGGTGCGCGGGCAGATGCTTGCCTATGTGGGCGCGCGGCTGGACATGCTGATTGGTGCGGCGGCGTTCGAGAAACTCATGCATATGCCCGTCAGCATGACGGAGCGTGCGCCGATCGGGGCGCAGATCGCGCGGCTCAAGCAGTTTGAGACCGTGCGCGAGGTGTTTACCGGGCCCCTGGCAGCGGCGGCGCTGGACATGCCGTTCGTCATTCTCTTTCTGGTCGCCGTTTTCATGATCGGCGGGGTTATCGGCTTCGTGCCGGTAGCACTGATCTTTGGGTTCGTGTTGCTGGGGCTGGTCTCCTGGCCGCTCAGCAAGGCCCGGGTGCAACGGCTGGGTGATGCCCGCTCGGCACGGCAGGCATTTCTGATCGAGGCAATCGACAATCACCGGGTGGTGCGCCAGTCGGGCAACGGGCTTCACTGGCGCAACCGCTTCCGTGACCTGTCGGCCAAGAGTGCTGCCGCCCATCACGGGGTATCCCATCTCGGGGTCATCGTTCAGACGATCAGCCAATCGATGATGATGGCTGCCGGCGTGGGGACGCTGGCCGTCGGTACGCTGATGGTCATGGAAGAGATGATGACCATCGGTGCGCTCATCGGCACCATGGCGCTGGTTTGGCGCCTGCTGGCGCCGATCCAGGCGGCGTTTCTGGGGCTTAACCGTATCGAGCAGGTGAAGCAGTCCCTGTCGCAGGTCAATGCGCTCATGCGCCTGCAGGTGGAACGGGCGCCCAATCAGCACACGTCCTTCTATCGCGACTTCAAGGGGCAGATCACCTTCAGCAAGGTCAGCTTCCGCTATACGCCCAAGGCCGAGCCGGCGCTTGTTGGTGTCGACTTCAAGGTAAAGCCAGGTGAGATGATCGCCATTACCGGGTCGAGCGGGTCGGGCAAATCAACCATCCTCAAGGTGTGCTCGGCGCTTTACATGCCGCAGGCGGGTGCGGTCGGTATTGACGGCAACGACCTGCGGCAGCTCGACAAGGGCGATCTGCGCAACGCCATTGGCTATGTGCCGCAACGGACAGCGGTCTTCCATGGGACTATCGCCCAGAACATGCGCCTGGCAGATCCGACTGCAAGCACAGAGCGCATTCACAAGGCTTTCGCTGAAGCGGGCCTGACGGACTTCATCGCGTCGCTGCCGGAGGGTATCGAAACGCGCATGACGGACCAGTTCCAGCGCCGGCTTGCCGACGGGCTGCGCCAGCGTTTCGCCCTGGCCCGGGCCTATGTGAAGGACGCTCCCATTTACCTTCTTGATGAGCCTGCAAACAATCTTGACGACGAAGGTGACGAGCTTTTGCGCCAGAAACTTGCGAAATTGAAAGGACGTTCATCCGTTTTAATGGTTACTCAACGCCCGTCCCATATGAAGATTGCAGACCGGGTTGTGGTTATCGACCAAGGGCGCGTTCTGATGGACGGGCCTCCGGACCAGGTCCTTGCTGAGTTGTTTGGGGGCTGA
- a CDS encoding HlyD family type I secretion periplasmic adaptor subunit, with amino-acid sequence MLGAPDEKLLALPLALEEGKAPRVASLILMVVSVFVGLAIVWASLTTVRELAVAGGQVEPAGSVLTVKHLEGGVIGDILVSNGELVEAGDTLVTFQPTLLGADLDQAEVKAATLALTAERLKAFIEERAPEFDVAPAYAHLAEEQLEAWRLQSASRGEQRAVATSRIAQREAELTSLKKRVGNLEIQVEILEEQMEMRRGLAEKGLVSRIAFLESQRSVEQTRGELISTQGRVAEITQALMESNSALSELNARLVDEAKRERAQALGELVEVESQIAKAEDRVKRLAVRAPARGLVKGITVHSVGDVVRPGDPVLEIVPVDDVLVAQVEVDPKDIGHITIGDRAHVRITTYDPARFGQLEGSVSKISASTFENDRGEHFYHATIALDRNFVGSDTDKHLVLPGMVVTAEIVTGSKSIVRYLLKPVFRSLDTAFSER; translated from the coding sequence TTGCTGGGTGCGCCGGATGAAAAACTCCTGGCGCTGCCGCTGGCGTTGGAAGAAGGCAAGGCACCGCGCGTTGCGAGCCTGATCCTGATGGTCGTCAGCGTCTTCGTCGGTCTCGCCATCGTCTGGGCTTCGCTTACGACGGTGCGGGAGCTTGCCGTTGCGGGAGGCCAGGTAGAGCCTGCGGGCTCTGTCCTTACTGTGAAGCACCTGGAAGGTGGGGTCATCGGAGACATTCTGGTCTCCAATGGCGAGCTGGTGGAAGCCGGGGACACGCTGGTGACGTTCCAGCCGACCCTGCTGGGTGCGGATCTGGACCAGGCTGAGGTCAAGGCCGCAACGCTTGCGCTGACGGCTGAACGGTTGAAGGCCTTCATTGAAGAACGTGCCCCGGAATTCGACGTGGCGCCGGCCTATGCGCATCTCGCTGAAGAGCAGCTTGAAGCCTGGCGGCTTCAGTCTGCGTCGCGCGGAGAGCAGCGGGCGGTTGCCACAAGCCGCATTGCGCAGCGTGAGGCTGAACTCACGTCGCTGAAGAAGCGGGTGGGGAACCTGGAAATCCAGGTGGAAATTCTGGAAGAGCAGATGGAGATGCGCCGCGGGCTTGCGGAAAAGGGCCTGGTGTCGCGCATCGCATTTCTTGAAAGCCAGCGCAGTGTCGAGCAGACCCGCGGCGAACTCATTTCAACGCAGGGCCGCGTGGCTGAAATTACCCAGGCCCTGATGGAATCGAACAGCGCCCTGTCGGAGCTGAATGCGCGGCTTGTGGATGAGGCCAAGCGCGAGCGGGCACAGGCGCTGGGCGAACTTGTCGAAGTGGAGAGCCAGATTGCCAAGGCTGAAGACCGGGTGAAGCGCCTCGCCGTGCGTGCCCCGGCCCGCGGCCTTGTAAAGGGCATTACCGTTCATTCGGTGGGGGATGTGGTGCGGCCGGGTGACCCGGTGCTTGAAATCGTCCCTGTGGATGACGTGCTTGTCGCGCAGGTGGAGGTGGACCCAAAGGACATAGGCCACATCACCATTGGCGACCGCGCCCATGTGCGTATCACCACCTATGACCCCGCGCGCTTTGGTCAACTCGAAGGCAGCGTGTCGAAGATTTCCGCGTCCACCTTTGAAAACGACCGGGGCGAGCATTTTTATCACGCCACCATCGCGCTGGACCGGAATTTTGTCGGCAGCGATACCGACAAGCATCTTGTGTTGCCGGGCATGGTGGTCACTGCAGAGATCGTGACCGGCTCCAAGTCGATCGTGCGCTATCTGCTGAAGCCGGTCTTCCGATCTCTTGATACGGCCTTCTCAGAACGCTAG
- a CDS encoding peptidase domain-containing ABC transporter → MTATRTANRRDQDHVLAPPKLGAGVWIASLAINVLALGLPMVILQVYDRILPNEALGTFALLLGGLAVVLVLDATLKIARAHVVGWAAAQYEHQTATELVGRFLYASPTEIESAPPGVHLDRLQAIDTLREFYGGQSRLLLVDLPFLVLFLGLIFVIGGAVVLVPVAMIGVLAVASFFAGRALKERQAQRALLDDRRYSFIIEALSGIQTIKSMAMEPQMQRRYERLQATGAASAYQSIVLGNAVQTIGGVISNLTMVLIVSVGALFVIDGSMSVGGLAACTLLGGRALQPLLRGMSVWTQIQSLDIARAQVAELQQMDHAPAQEPQHLDGLKGVVSFRDVTFRYPGQEQALLDKFSLIVKQGEMLALTGPEGDGKSTLLKLIMGELAPEAGNVTIDEHDASGGERDNLALDIAYVPPVATLFKGTILENLTMFREGDAIDQAREAARMIGLEEDIHRLPQGYDTEVSQGVSDELPGGMMQRIIIARALARNARVLLFDEANAGLDRKADTQLMDALAKLKGTMTIVAVSHRPSLIRMADRVVSIHKGKARLNHSFAPPKASPAPAQADDGDAAAAASSSDADQPIQAGGAA, encoded by the coding sequence ATGACCGCAACCCGGACCGCGAACCGGCGTGACCAGGATCACGTGCTCGCACCGCCGAAACTCGGCGCTGGTGTCTGGATTGCGTCGCTTGCGATCAACGTGCTGGCGCTTGGCCTGCCGATGGTCATTCTCCAAGTCTATGACCGTATTCTTCCCAATGAGGCACTTGGGACCTTCGCGCTCCTGCTGGGCGGCCTTGCGGTCGTGCTGGTACTGGATGCTACGCTGAAGATTGCGCGCGCCCATGTAGTTGGCTGGGCTGCTGCGCAATACGAACATCAGACGGCGACGGAGCTGGTCGGGCGCTTCCTCTACGCAAGCCCGACGGAGATCGAGAGCGCACCGCCAGGTGTGCATCTAGACCGCCTGCAGGCCATCGACACTCTCCGCGAGTTCTACGGCGGCCAGTCGCGGCTGCTGCTTGTGGACTTACCGTTTCTTGTCCTGTTTCTCGGGCTGATCTTCGTGATCGGTGGTGCCGTTGTTCTCGTGCCGGTCGCTATGATCGGTGTCCTGGCTGTCGCGTCCTTCTTCGCGGGTCGCGCTCTCAAGGAGAGGCAGGCCCAGAGGGCGCTGCTGGATGACCGGCGCTACAGCTTCATCATCGAGGCATTGTCGGGAATCCAGACCATCAAGAGCATGGCCATGGAGCCCCAGATGCAGCGGCGCTATGAGCGTCTGCAGGCAACGGGTGCGGCATCGGCTTACCAGTCGATTGTGCTGGGCAATGCGGTCCAGACGATTGGCGGTGTCATCTCGAACCTGACAATGGTGCTCATCGTTTCGGTGGGTGCCCTGTTCGTCATTGACGGAAGCATGTCGGTTGGTGGTCTTGCGGCCTGCACGTTGCTTGGCGGCCGGGCGCTGCAGCCGTTGCTCCGCGGCATGAGTGTATGGACCCAGATCCAAAGCCTTGACATCGCGAGGGCGCAGGTGGCGGAGCTACAACAGATGGATCATGCGCCGGCGCAGGAACCCCAGCATCTGGATGGGCTCAAGGGGGTCGTGTCGTTCCGCGATGTGACCTTCCGTTATCCAGGCCAGGAGCAGGCGCTGCTCGACAAGTTCAGCCTGATCGTCAAGCAGGGCGAGATGCTTGCGCTGACGGGGCCGGAGGGGGACGGAAAGTCCACCTTGCTCAAGCTCATCATGGGGGAGCTTGCGCCGGAGGCAGGCAATGTCACCATTGATGAACATGATGCATCCGGTGGTGAGCGGGACAATCTCGCGCTCGACATTGCCTATGTCCCGCCGGTGGCAACGCTGTTCAAGGGCACGATCCTCGAAAACCTGACCATGTTCCGCGAAGGTGATGCGATTGACCAGGCGCGGGAGGCTGCGCGGATGATTGGGCTCGAAGAGGACATTCACCGGTTGCCGCAGGGCTATGACACGGAAGTCAGCCAGGGTGTGTCGGACGAACTGCCCGGCGGCATGATGCAGCGGATCATCATCGCCCGGGCCCTGGCGCGGAATGCCCGCGTGCTGCTGTTCGATGAGGCGAATGCGGGCCTTGATCGCAAGGCGGATACGCAATTGATGGATGCCCTTGCCAAGCTGAAGGGGACGATGACCATCGTTGCCGTCAGCCATCGGCCCTCCCTCATCCGCATGGCTGATCGTGTGGTGTCCATCCACAAAGGCAAGGCCCGTCTCAATCATTCCTTCGCGCCGCCCAAGGCCAGCCCGGCGCCCGCCCAGGCGGACGACGGTGATGCGGCTGCTGCGGCGTCGTCTTCAGACGCTGACCAGCCCATCCAGGCAGGAGGTGCCGCATGA